CCTCCAAAATTTTCCCCATGTTTTGGTGGTAagcttccaatttttttttacgcCTTTCTGATTTATTCCATCCATTGTAACATTCTTTGGGGCATTCTTTATCAAGTTTGTGAAGCCCAAATAATAAAATATAGATACAGGTTGTCCAGCACAAGCCCTTTTTGATGATGCCTGTTCTAAGATTGTAGTAGTACTTGACAGCAGCAAGTTTTGTTTTTGCTTCACCCAGCTAGATACGTATGTCAAAATTTGTGTATGATGCAGATAACAATGCATCTTCTGAAAGAGCAGTTCATTGGTATAGCAACAGCTTAGCGATGGGTTCTATTACAACTTACAAGGAATGAGAACTTCCTAAGGGATTGGTTTTCAAGAATTAGCTGAGATATATGATAGAATTTTCAGAAACAAAAGATCAGAAGTGATTATCTcaatattcttgaaaatcatatatctgtgaatggaagaaaaacaaTACTTCGGTACTGAAGACGATATTCTGCATTTGCAAGGCTCCATCTGGGTATTCTTTTGCTAGTCCTGAAAGTGCATGAGGACGCGATGACTAAATAAAACAACTTTTTCTCTCTGTTTCCATGTTTTCACTTCTACCACCCGAGATTTGGATGCTTCCCGAATCCCTTCCCTTTCTACTTCTTCTTGTCTAATTCGTAATTGAAATCTCTAATTCTTTTGCCCCATCTAAAGTCCTTGACTCTCTTATCCAGTAGGTGGTGAAGTTGGACTTTAGACGTTAGAAAGACTTGCAATTAGTTTCCACCTTTTCACCTGAATCTCATGATATTCTGTGATTTTAACCTGACTTCAGGATTTAGGCTTTTCAAATTGATGTTTCTACAGCAGTTATTTTTTCTTGTTTCCTtctattatctttttttttttccttgttaaGTTTTCTCCATTAATAAACTAAGGAGGGGGTGGATCATCAAAGTCGAGAAATCTGATGAAGCATTCGTATCCACCTCAGGAAACTCCATTTAGCTTGGTCCTTAGACAAATGGAGTACAAAACCTTATGAAAGGGAAACTTATGTTGTAAATTATGCCAGCAATGCCCTGATCATTATTTTGCGATTTTTCATACTGAGCTTCTAGAGCACTATAACTATGCGGTAGAATCATGTCAGGACCCTGTTTATGCCAAAATGAATTACCACAACATCTGCAAAAGGGAATAAGGTTGATATATCGAGATTGCCTGAATAGCAGAGGGCACTGTGGTGCTTGAATATCGAGTCCAAATTTAATCCACGTTTGACTATGTTCTCATAACAGAGTAAAAAATAACGACATTATTCATTCGTAGATAAGAAACAGAAGGGCGATAGCAGTTGTATTTACGTCTTTATGATACTACTGCAGATATTTTTTTATTGTGGTTCCGTATCATTTGATCACTTGTTTATGTCTGCATTACAGGCACTAAAAGAGATATCCGGGTGAAAGTTGCCGTAGGTAACTGTCCTTTGACTCTGTtcatcttattattattatccttCTCTTCAACAATGTTCAAGATATTCCTAGTCGCTTATTTCTCTCTTTCAGGTGTAGGTGCAACTGCATTCACTGCCGTTGTGGCATGTGTAATTTTCGTTCTCTATCATCGTCGACAAAAGAAAAGTCAAGCTGGTTCGTCTTTGATTTCCAGAAGCATCCTTTCCTATCCCTCCTCAACAACGGACCCTGCAAAGGCTTCGCACTATTTTGGAGCTCACGTCTTCGACTATAATGAACTGGAAGAAGCCACAAACAGTTTTGATTCCAACAAAGAGCTAGGAGAAGGTGGCTTTGGCACAGTATACTTAGGTAAGAGAAATTATTCTGAAGTGGCCTTTTTCTCACTGCAAACCTGCTACTAAACCTAAACATTTGATCTGATTCATTAACCATATGGTTTACATGACATGTTAtaggtaaactaagagatggacGTGATGTTGCTGTAAAACGTTTATATGAGAACAACTACAAGAGGGTTGAGCAATTCCGAAATGAAATTGAAATCCTCACTCGCTTGCGCCATCGGAATCTAGTTACCCTTTACGGATGCACATCTCGCCATTGCCGTGAGCTTCTTCTTGTGTATGAATATATTCCCAATGGCACAGTTGCTGATCATCTTCATGGAGAATGCTCAAAGCCTGGATCACTTTCATGGAGTACACGAATGAGCATTGCCATAGAAACAGCAAGCGCGCTAGCCTTTCTCCACAATTCAGATGTCATTCACAGAGATGTAAAAACTAACAACATCCTCCTGGACAGTACTTTCTGCGTCAAAGTAGCAGATTTTGGCTTGTCTCGGCTTTTCCCAACTGATGTTACACATGTCTCAACAGCTCCACAGGGTACTCCTGGATATGTTGATCCCCAGTATCACGAATGCTATCAACTCACCAGTAAAAGTGATGTTTATAGTTTCGGGGTGGTACTAATTGAGCTTATATCCTCCCTGCCAGCTGTTGATATCTGTAGGCATCGACACGAAATAAATCTATCAAATATGGCAATTAACAAGATTCAGAGCAACGCATTACATGAGCTGGTTGATTCAAATCTTTGCTTTAGCTCCAATGATAAGGTAAAGTTGATGATCACTGCCGTGGCAGAGTTGGCTTTCCAATGTCTTCAGAACGACAGGGATTTGAGGCCATCCATGCCAGAAGTTTTGGAGGCTCTACTTGGAATTCAGAGTATGGATAAAACAGCAACAGAAATAGGCAAGCCCAGTCCTGGTGATGATGCTGGGTTGTTGAAGAATCACCCGTTATCTCACTCACCCGATTCAGTTATATCAAAATGGACTAGCAGTAGCAGCTCAACAACAACTGCTTCCAGTACTGGCTAAGTTTATGCCCTCAGCTTGTCTAGTTTGTGGTTTTCTTAATAGTGATCTTGATCACCTGCTCTATTGGTTGCCGAAACCTGAATTTTCGTGTTTTTCCTTTTGATTACTTTGGACCTTTTTGATGTACATATCTCGTATGCAGTACTCTAAATTTAACAAAGCTAATTCAATTCATTTCTTAAATTCTTTAGTAAATCGTGTAGATACTTGTTTAATTGGTTATGCAAATTATAGTTTTACCAGGGTGATTAATCAGAGTACATTTTGTGTCTAGTGTTGAATGTATTTGATGTGTCTTAATAAGCAAAACAAAGTGTTTTAGAACTCTTCAGTTGTGCCTTTTACTAATTTATGTTCACGTTCACTTCCTCAAAGTAGTTTTCAGCTTGATGGCCCCATCATACATTTTGTTGTGCACTCATTTCATTGCTCAAAACTTAATGATATTGACTTTGT
The nucleotide sequence above comes from Lycium barbarum isolate Lr01 chromosome 3, ASM1917538v2, whole genome shotgun sequence. Encoded proteins:
- the LOC132633255 gene encoding LEAF RUST 10 DISEASE-RESISTANCE LOCUS RECEPTOR-LIKE PROTEIN KINASE-like 1.2 isoform X2, with the translated sequence MFQNQSFSFFFYFFASLFFSFVRSSPNDDTPSKAYCPKSTCNGVEISYPFWRLDNYNSSFPQYCGYPQFGINCSKDQPHPIIYLPGDAFYVKKIDYQTGSLTLVDIDVLDVQCPRARHNLTLEKLPLSYSDSDLKLNFYFNCTKPVPYALPAECLKSGRNMTYFYIGVTEPEDLKWFGICEEKVVATVTERRRFEKDDWIRGFGGVMGGGFVLDWGSALECGRCEESGGRCGSNNSTQELLCFCQDGTVKFDHCKGTKRDIRVKVAVGVGATAFTAVVACVIFVLYHRRQKKSQAGSSLISRSILSYPSSTTDPAKASHYFGAHVFDYNELEEATNSFDSNKELGEGGFGTVYLGKLRDGRDVAVKRLYENNYKRVEQFRNEIEILTRLRHRNLVTLYGCTSRHCRELLLVYEYIPNGTVADHLHGECSKPGSLSWSTRMSIAIETASALAFLHNSDVIHRDVKTNNILLDSTFCVKVADFGLSRLFPTDVTHVSTAPQGTPGYVDPQYHECYQLTSKSDVYSFGVVLIELISSLPAVDICRHRHEINLSNMAINKIQSNALHELVDSNLCFSSNDKVKLMITAVAELAFQCLQNDRDLRPSMPEVLEALLGIQSMDKTATEIGKPSPGDDAGLLKNHPLSHSPDSVISKWTSSSSSTTTASSTG
- the LOC132633255 gene encoding LEAF RUST 10 DISEASE-RESISTANCE LOCUS RECEPTOR-LIKE PROTEIN KINASE-like 1.2 isoform X1, whose translation is MHAQNFPLPLLHPVITFLFFLITSSLSYGQENEQYTTCNSSYSCGNIQNIGFPFWGGDRPQECGLPEFELECEANEDPVIKIDNHNFRVRAINKDTRTMRIARKDLEEDVCPDSFGNTTLNDALFHYGPDLHAFVLLYGCPFSIPSEWKNFSFICNNTGDSSLGFYPDESFSSFWGPKYPSCEFKVVVPVVIKEFEQFENQGSTKISELLKQGFDVVYNKSIECMACERSRGLCWLDTDTRKQTCLCQDRTYSYYCGYVPDQGTKRDIRVKVAVGVGATAFTAVVACVIFVLYHRRQKKSQAGSSLISRSILSYPSSTTDPAKASHYFGAHVFDYNELEEATNSFDSNKELGEGGFGTVYLGKLRDGRDVAVKRLYENNYKRVEQFRNEIEILTRLRHRNLVTLYGCTSRHCRELLLVYEYIPNGTVADHLHGECSKPGSLSWSTRMSIAIETASALAFLHNSDVIHRDVKTNNILLDSTFCVKVADFGLSRLFPTDVTHVSTAPQGTPGYVDPQYHECYQLTSKSDVYSFGVVLIELISSLPAVDICRHRHEINLSNMAINKIQSNALHELVDSNLCFSSNDKVKLMITAVAELAFQCLQNDRDLRPSMPEVLEALLGIQSMDKTATEIGKPSPGDDAGLLKNHPLSHSPDSVISKWTSSSSSTTTASSTG
- the LOC132633255 gene encoding LEAF RUST 10 DISEASE-RESISTANCE LOCUS RECEPTOR-LIKE PROTEIN KINASE-like 1.2 isoform X3, which produces MFQNQSFSFFFYFFASLFFSFVRSSPNDDTPSKAYCPKSTCNGVEISYPFWRLDNYNSSFPQYCGYPQFGINCSKDQPHPIIYLPGDAFYVKKIDYQTGSLTLVDIDVLDVQCPRARHNLTLEKLPLSYSDSDLKLNFYFNCTKPVPYALPAECLKSGRNMTYFYIGVTEPEDLKWFGICEEKVVATVTERRRFEKDDWIRGFGGVMGGGFVLDWGSALECGRCEESGGRCGSNNSTQELLCFCQDGTVKFDHCKGVGATAFTAVVACVIFVLYHRRQKKSQAGSSLISRSILSYPSSTTDPAKASHYFGAHVFDYNELEEATNSFDSNKELGEGGFGTVYLGKLRDGRDVAVKRLYENNYKRVEQFRNEIEILTRLRHRNLVTLYGCTSRHCRELLLVYEYIPNGTVADHLHGECSKPGSLSWSTRMSIAIETASALAFLHNSDVIHRDVKTNNILLDSTFCVKVADFGLSRLFPTDVTHVSTAPQGTPGYVDPQYHECYQLTSKSDVYSFGVVLIELISSLPAVDICRHRHEINLSNMAINKIQSNALHELVDSNLCFSSNDKVKLMITAVAELAFQCLQNDRDLRPSMPEVLEALLGIQSMDKTATEIGKPSPGDDAGLLKNHPLSHSPDSVISKWTSSSSSTTTASSTG